The Pecten maximus chromosome 6, xPecMax1.1, whole genome shotgun sequence DNA window tatatccagtgaagcttcgtcatgtggatggggccggtacggaatattttacacatcaaataatatgaaagggtgtgaagattttttgtttcaatattaattacaattgatcagttgatactggtcgtatttcaGACATCAGTGTTGTCTAAAATAACATTACGGTCTTCATTTACGACCATGCAAAAACAAAcccctttgggcctcatttaaattagatACGAAACTCCGGATcgggcttctagctctacttgcattgagaagataaacaaaCCGctgcgcttcaatgaagtgtggcattgtttcataattgtcagGTTGATTGGGGGCCtaccgtcataatgccccctcAGGGTACATATTGGATATCTGCACAGATCACCTACAGGTATACGTAGGTCTCGAAACAAttaggcttcacacaatacctgtcacaggtgttgtttcacggttgactagcctgacctcgtgtcataatcgctcaggtaaggccagttttcagaagtaatttttggtatattttaacaggaaccggacacaaaatcggtccggtgttcggaagttttttaatactaaaataaagaaagaccaattccgtacaatgacaattcgttcagtattcagaggtgttcggtttttagaaggttcggttttcggaagttgcaccGTAGTAACctaggggaacttacatatgaaatatgagaaagatccctttatgagaaatagcaataacaatcttcaattgccaaaatctaagatggccgcttgctggccatgttgttttctaatcgATAAtcagtttcaaaatgcaatacgcaCAACTAGGTATCAAAGGGAGCTTACATATGACATCCCTTTAGTACTATCATTTTTCAGCGTATCGGCTACTCGTTGACGGCCATGATGTCTTACATGATTCAAGGGAGTGTACTATGATATCGCAGTATTGTTGTGGATAGTTGACAGTCTTCTGgtataaattcatattaaacGTTATCGTTATATtgaatgtttggtttgtttaataacttttaattgtttaataatttgtactcgacagaaaaaaaatgaaaaagtagGCCAAAACGAACTGGGGCGAATGGGATTTAGTCCAAAACAACCCTTAGGACGAACAGGTTTTAACGCAAAATGATCAGTTATCAGTGTCATCATGCAAAGCCAGAATTTACACTGCAATTTAAAACTGGTAGGCATGACCCTCAAGAAACAATTATTAACATGTGATTATaaattttaacataatttaGTTGTAAGATTTCCCCAATTGCGTTTATCAGATTTTCCAAAAATACACAGCAAAAACACTTAAACTACATACTGTAATgcagacactgtagtatattgtGTGTAgttcatatttcatttatctagtttagtctatatatatatttacttcaATAAAccaacattttaatatatttctacTGTATGTGCAACGCATGATCAGCAATGGAATATTATGTAACTGTAGTGTAGGTACAGATAATGGTAAAGgtgggaaggggggggggggggcttttcTTACATCTGTTTTTACCACTTGGTAACCGAGCAGATGGTTTGGGACTCAATTAAACATGAACTGTGCCATTAACCGCTCACCTCTTCacttttaacaacttctttgAATTCTCTTTGAATTCGTTGAATTGCTATGTTTGCCATGGATAAGTTATGGATGGAGTGGTGATAAATAGCACAACACTGGCACAGCCAACATAAACCACTTCCGGTTAAATTTTAGAACGGAAGTAGAATAAAACGCAAAACCGATTATGCTCTCTCCAACACTCTAGTGACTTGTCAGCGTTATTCTGTGATATTGTGTAATTGAGAAGCaactttttaattttacatCAGGACAATTCTACATCctgatataaacattttattatacgATGAAAAATTAAAAGGGGTATCATATATGACTCATCATCCGAATATTCTGCAGCATCTGAATGTTTCAAAGGCAGGTTGAACTTTGCACTAGTTTTCGGAGCTTTTAAGTAACGTTGACTCGGGTTTACCCTCCACATGTTGACCTAGGAGCTCGAATGCCTGCTACGCGACCATCGTCAGCTTTAGGGAACTACTCGAGAATGCCAAACATCAAAGTGTTCAGTGGCAGCTCTCATACGGACCTTGCCCAGAAGATATGTGACCGACTTGGTATAGAACCGGGGAAAGTGGTCACAAAGAAATTCAGTAACGGGGAATGCTGGTGCGAGTTTTTAGTTCTAATTTTAGAATTATAGTTTGCAGGTTGGACAACCTCGCATAGGAGTCCTGCATTTGAGTTACAGTTACTACTCTCCGAGAAGTAAAATGGTTACTCAAATGCAGGACAATTTGAATAGAAATAAAAAGTTCTTTTATGCATTTGTAACAAAAAATGGCGTCATCTTTTAAAGGTTCAAAAAGCCCCATACGAAGATGAAATGGAGGTGCCATGGATTCagtaataatttacataatattcacatgtaaaggaaaaaaacaacTGAATACACATATTCAAAAATCAGTAGTTGGGCTTACTTCAGAGTGCTGTTAATTTATATAAGGCAACAGGTTCTTCTTGGtactttggggggggggggggggggggggggggggcggcaCCTGATATTTTACATTTGAGAGAAGAATGACACTGTGACAAGTGATTTAAAGGTGTCAGCAGAAACAAAAGACTGGGGGAGTGAGTTCCATTGTGCTATTGTTTTAGGTTAAAGGAGTGTTTAAGGTGGATCATGACGCTTGTACTCCCTATATTATGCCAgcataaatattcaatatcgtcaaatataataacagaatcctaaataaatatatgatgaTTATATTTATGCCAATtagttgatatcaataaatgactgGTGTTGTTGAGTAATTAGCAAAAAAAACTTTCGAACaaaaatttcagaaagtttACTAGCCGACGAACAGGTAACCAGGTCATCTTTGTCAAGTCTGGAATAAGTCTACAAAGGTTACCCACACGCTTGCCTAAAAACAAGCCTGGCAAAACATAGATGAACACTAATACAATGATATCGTTGTAActgtttcacaaaaaaaatatttcagataagctctctgaattctatagtttctgattATATACCAATTTTAAACTAGGTCATttaatcaaattcaaataattttatgttgaaatatctgtttttgaTGTTTCTGTAACTACCCtttaacaaatataccacaacaaaaCATTAGTGAAGGGGTTCATCATTGATTACAAACTGtttggttatttctcaaattttattcAGCACAAGTGTTGTGAAGGACCTTAAAGCAGTCTCTAGAGGTCTGTATGTGTCTGACAATGGGTTAACATTGTGTTGGCTTGAGTGAGTGCGCAGGTCGTTAGGTAGGAGGATTTCAGGATGGATTGCAGCAAGACTCTACTAATTTGTAAAATACTATCAAATTTGTAAGTGACGACGGTGGAGTGGTAGCCAGTGTAGAGATTGATCATGTTTAGTGACAGAGCTTGTATTGTGGCGATTTTTACACACATATCTGTGGGGGcttgatatataaaacataacttaCAACTGGGGTTGTCAATGAGCCttaatacataaaacataacTTACAACTGGGGTTGTCAACGAGCcttgatatataaaacataacttaCAACTGGGGTTGTCAACGAGCcttgatatataaaacataacttaCAACTGGGGTTGTCAACGAGCcttgatatataaaacataacttaCAACTGGGGTTGTCAACGAGCcttgatatataaaacataacttaCAACTGGGGTTGTCAACGAGCcttgatatataaaacataacttaCAACTGGGGTTGTCAACGAGCCttaatacataaaacataacTTACAACTGGGGTTGTCAACGGGCcttgatatataaaacataacttaCAACTGGGGTTGTCAACGAGCcttgatatataaaacataacttaCAACTGGGGTTGTCAACGAGCCTTAATTCATAAAACAACTTACAACTGGGGTTGTCAACGAGCcttgatatataaaacataacttaCAACTGGGGTTGTCAACGAGCCttgatatatacaacataactTACAACAGGGGTTGTCAACGAGCcttgatatataaaacataacttaCAACTGGGGTTGTCAACGAGCCTTAATACATAAAGCATAACTTACAACTGGGGTTGTCAACGAGCcttgatatataaaacataacttaCAACTGGGGTTGTTAACGAGCcttgatatataaaacataacttaCAACTGGGGTTGTCAACGAGCcttgatatataaaacaacttACAACTGGGGTTGTCAACGAGCcttgatatataaaacataacttaCAACTGGGGTTGTCAACGAGCCttaatacataaaacataacTTACAACTGGGGTTGTCAACGGGCcttgatatataaaacataacttaCAACTGGGGTTGTCAACGAGCcttgatatataaaacataacttaCAACTGGGGTTGTCAACGAGCCTTAATTCATAAAACAACTTACAACTGGGGTTGTCAACGAGCcttgatatataaaacataacttaCAACTGGGGTTGTCAACGAGCCttgatatatacaacataactTACAACAGGGGTTGTCAACGAGCcttgatatataaaacataacttaCAACTGGGGTTGTCAACGAGCCTTAATACATAAAGCATAACTTACAACTGGGGTTGTCAACGAGCcttgatatataaaacataacttaCAACTGGGGTTGTTAACGAGCcttgatatataaaacataacttaCAACTGGGGTTGTCAACGAGCcttgatatataaaacaacttACAACTGGGGTTGTCAACGGTTAACTGCTTACTCGGTCAGTCGGTCAGAAGACGGCGAACTGTTTACCAAATAATCAgacttacatgtataatttacatACCACATTAGGAGCCCCACACTAAGCTGAACTCGATCGATAGCAGGTGAATACTTATCTCTGAAAACTTTCTCAACAAAACAGTTACCGGTAATAACTTAGGATTGTTGTTTGTGGTCTCGGTAGCACATTTCTGGTCTTTGGAAAGAAAGGGGACCAGATGAAAAAATGGTTAAATGTCAACATTGGAACTTGAAACTTGCATATACGGAAgagtcgtttcaagatttcaagaacttccaatatatatactgaatcaTCAAACGTGTCTGTAATATTTGGAATACATTGAGTATAATAATTGTGACTTAGTATTTCAGACAAATTCTGTGTGTGATTTGAGAAAGGCATCACGCTGTGTGTTTATCAacagtgtattatattatttatggaTTATCAAAACAAGCGGGGGAAAATCTGCAGACGTTATCAAAtcgtaaccctggtaaatactagccacaatataccgctcggctagagagatcttctctttagctcgattgGTTGAGGGTAAGACTaataagccagaggtcccgggttcgatccctagcggaggcagtgatttaaattaaattaatcatgCACTCTCTTACATTGGCAACCCTGtagggggagtatgtaaccctggtaaatactaaccgcaatataccgctcggctagagagatcttctctttagctcgattggttgagtgtaagactagtaagcgagaggtcctgggttcgatccctagcagaggcagtgatttaaatttaattaatcatgcgctctgttacattggcgcccatgcaagttttttttcattatatatttagaAAGAATCTTTTCAACAACTGGACTTAAAAGAACACTTCATGTACTGACTTGAACAGGATAGAGATCGCTGGTTCTGACTAATGTACTGACTAGAACAGGATAGTGATCACTGGTTCTGACTAATGTACTGACTTGAACAGGATAGAGATCACTGGTTCTGACTAATGTACTGACTAGAACAGGATAGTGATCACTGGTTCTGACTAATGTACTGACTAGAACAGGATAGTGATCACTGGTTCTGACTAATGTACTGACTTGAACAGGATAGAGATCACTGGTTCTGACTAATGTACTGACTTGAACAGGATAGAGATCGCTGGTTCTGACTAATGTACTGACTTTAACAGGATAGAGATCACTGGTTCTGACTAATGTACTGACTTGAACAGGATAGAGATCACTGGTTCTGACTAATGTACTGACTTGAACAGGATAGAGATCACTGGTTCTGACTAATGTACTGACTTTAACAGGATAGAGATCGCTGGTTCTGACTAATGTACTGACTTTAACAGGATAGAGATCGCTGGTTCTGACAAATGTTCTTAACTCTGTCATTTGTAGAATGTACTGACTTTCCTTAAACATTGGAtgaacatattaatatatatcgGTAATGCATGTGTTGTAAACATGAAGATACGTTGGAATACTACAAATATCCAAATGATATGGGCCTCTGTAGATTTATATGTAACGGTCGCTGTAtttatataactgttgtttCCATTGTGAAGATAGTTGACTTATACCTTCTGTTACTTTCAGTGTTGAGATCGGAGAGTCTGTGCGAGGAGAggatgtttatattgtacagaGTGGCTGTGATGAGGTTAACGACATGTTGATGGAACTCCTCATCATGATCAACGCGTGTAAAATAGCTTCAGCCTGTCGTGTGTCGGCTGTCATCCCGTGTTTCCCTTACGCCAGACAAGACAAGAAAGATAAGGTATGATCAGGAATTATTTCTACTAGTTAGCTTGTCATAGCATGTCATAACATATCATATCATGTCATAGTATGTCATAACATATCATATCATGTCATAGTATGTCATATCATGTCATAGTATGTCATAACATCATATCATGTCATAACATAACATATCATGTCATAGCATGTCATATGCCATAGCATATCATAACATGTCATAACATGTCATAGCATGTCATAACATGTCATATCATATAGTATGTGATAACATATCATGTCATAACATATATCATGTCATAGTATGTCAACATGTCATAGCATGTCATAGTATGTCATAACATATCATATCATGTCATAGTATGTCATAACATATCATATCATGTCATAGTATGTCATAACATATGTCATAGCATGTCATAACATGTCAGCATATCATAACATGTCAGCATGTCATAACATGTCAGCATGTCATAACATGTCATAGATATGCCATAGCATGTCATAACATGTCATAGCATATCATAACATGTCAGCATGTCATAACATGTCATATCATGTAATAACATGTCATAGCATATCATAACATGTCATAACATGTCATAGCATGTCATAGTATGTCATAACATATCatgtcatatcatatcataacaTGTCATAGCATGTCATGGTATGTTGATAACATGTCATAACATCTCATAGCATGTCATCATAAAATAACAAGTAGAGAATTATTGTATCACCGGGATGTCGTCATACGATAACAAGTAGAGAATTAGTGTATCATGGGGATGTCGTCATAAAATAACAAGTAGAGAATTATTGTGTCACCGGGATGTCGTCATACAATAACAAGTAGAGAATTAGTGTATCACCGGGATGTAATCATAAAATAACAAGTAGAGAATTAGTGTATCACGACTATCACTGGGGCTGCATCATAAAATAACAAGTAGAGAATTAGTGTATCACTGGGGCGTCATCATAAAATAACAAGTAGAGAATAAGTGTATCACCGGGATGTTGGTGCTATGTTGATAATTTTGTTCTTTTGTTCACTGTCTCTACGTTATCTTTTCCAGAGTCGAGCTCTGATCTCTGCCAAACTTGTTGATACTTTTGTTCACTTTTCCAGAGTCGAGCTCCGATCTCTGCCAAACTTGTTGCAAATATGTTATCTACAGCAGGCGCCGACCATATCATCACAATGGACCTCCATGCTTCTCAAATTCAGGTATAGACTATAGTATTCTAAACTTGAGGAATGTTTGTATACCCCTGCAATGGAgttgtgtgtggggggggggggggggggggggggtagtatACTGGAAtctgtctcgaccaggggacagaacctaaagccttcctcacaggggcgaacgctcaactaaaggccaaaagtgaggccttgtcaagggagacgttaggaagaagaaagttgctaagaaagaagagaaaagataagatccgaaatttagtcgcctcttacgatcatgcaatgggggcaacaggtaccaacaaacaaacaaacaaatcttaTGCCCAACCTGCAGGGCTATTTTGAAAAGTACCTCCCTGCagattgttgtatatatgacaACTTTACCGGTTTTCAATTTTTCTAAGATTTTCACCATAGATATTGAACATGATGGTCCAAATAATTGCGAAATATTTTGGGTGTACAAGAACTGGAAGTTGTTGTACCAATTGCGTAAAAAGTGAACATGGCTTAAAAATTTAGGTATTTTTGGGGTTTAAGGTTGTGTgattttttaggtcacctgagacaaagtctcaagtgactttttctaatccccttttgtccgtaGTCGTGCGttgtgcgtccgtaaacaatttacattttcaacttctcaaaaacccctaaaccaaattcaatgaaatttggcaggaagcttctatggctaaaggtcaaccaaaattgtaaattatatggtccccaccccccaggggcctgaggggtggggctaaaaatggtcaaattgactaaaaattcaagaatcttcttctctaccctcagatatggtggaatcaaacactatTCATAATTggaaggtgctttaccaaaattgtaaatttcatgaccctggggtctcatgtttgcccctggggagggggtaaactttactatagtttatatagggaaatccacatttttgacttatatttgttttatttcattggaattcattctaatttggtaaacattatcagcatgggatgacagtttgatggcatgcacatgttggcattgactgacccccaggggcagATAGGAGGGGCTAAAAAGGGACAAATTgactaaaaattcaaaaatcttctctaccctcagatatggtggaatcaaacactattcatagatggaagggtcttaaggtactttaccaaaattgtaaatttcatgaccctggggtctcatgtttgcccctggggagggggtaaactttactatagtttatattgggaaatccacatttttgacttatatttgtgttatttcgattggaattcattctaatttggtaaacattatcagcatgggatgacagtttgatggcatgcacatgttggcattgactgacccccaggggcagATAGGAGGGGCTAAAAAGGGACAAATTgactaaaaattcaaaaatcttctctaccctcagatatggtggaatcaaacaatattcatagatggaaggtttttaaggtactttaccaaaattgtaaatttcatgaccctggggtctcctgtttgcccctggggagggggtaaattttactatagtttatattgggaaatcacatttttgactataatttgtttgatttctattggaattcattctaacttgcttaacattatcagcttgtgaaggcagtttgatggtttacacatgttggccctgactgacccccagggactgatgggcggggctaaaaagggtcaaatgactgaaatttcaaaaatcttcttttcaagaccgaaataaggtggaatcaaatactcttaatatatagaagggtcttaaggtgctttactaaaattttgaatttcatgacccagggtTCTCAATtttccccctggggagggggtaaactttactatagtttatattgggaaatcacatttttgactataatttatttgatttctattggaattcattctaacttggttaacattataaGCTTGTGAAAGCAGTTTGATgttatgcacatgttggccctgactgacccccaggggctgatgggtagggcttaaaagggtcaaattgactgaaatttaaaaaaaatcttcttttcaagaccaaaataaggcagaatcaaatactctttatagatggaagggtcttaaggtgctttactaaaattatgaatttcatgaccctggggtcacacatttgcccctgggaagggggtaaattttactatagtttataaagggaaatcatatttttgactatcatttgtttgatttcttttagaattaattctaacttggttaacattttcagcatgggatgacagtttgataatatgcatatgttggccctgactgacccctaggcCAGTAGGGattgatgggcggggccaaaaagggtcaattaaattaactgaaatatttcaaatctcaggtgaccgttaaggcccatgggcctcttgtttaatagatattttttgttgcaTAAATGCATCTTTGATTTGCAGTAAATATCACTCTAAAGAAAATGATAACTTTTTGAAGCAAAAAAAGTTAATTGTGCATTATTTGGACTAAAAATGGAACCCTGTCACACTCCCATGTAGGGGGATATTAGAATGGTGATGGAACCTGGGACcttttgaattttcaaaaatcaatgtAACCTGTAACAGGTCCTTAGGTATGTTTTTACTGATGAATACTTTGTTCTGAGATGATGGAGCAATCTTGGTCAAAATTAAACGAGGAGTCAACTGACTTCTGCCCTATATTGTCAGGAAAACCAATCAAAGATGTCCTTTGGTTGAATAGTGAACATGACCAATTTTCTGCTTTCCAGGGTTTTTTTGATATTCCTGTTGACAACTTATACGCTGAACCAGCTGTACTTAAGTGGATCAAAGACAACATCCAGGAATGgagaaacagctgtattgtctcccctgatgcAGGTGGTGCCAAAAggtcaggtcaaggtcacatatgaGATGATTAAAtcagtttttaatgtttttaggAAACAGTGTTTAGAAATAAGGATATCAGGGTTTCATGTAAGAAAAATATGTGTGATTTAAATCATGTACTTGGTTAATATTTCTCTTTTTCTGCTCCAATATGTTTTTCAATCTTTTGAGATAATTtgcatatatatcatgtatatgaaAAAATTCATTGATGGCAATATGTGATCATTGCAGGGTTACATCCATTGCCGATCGTCTCAATGTGGACTTTGCTCTGATCCATAAGGAGCGTAAAAAAGCCAACGAGGTGGCCTCCATGGTTCTGGTCGGGGACGTGAAGGAACGCATCGCCATCTTGGTGGATGATATGGCTGACACTTGTGGAACTGTCTGTCATGCAGCAGAAAAGTAAGGCTTCCTCATCACGTTCTAGAAAGTTGTCTACATTTCATATGGAACTGTTCAGATTTATTAGCGAGCTTATGGTATAATTTGGCATCTgtcgtctgtctgtccatcaatTTTCTACTTCTATTTTCTACTTCTAGTAAACTATAAGTAACTGGAAACTGACCTGTGGAAGATTACATTAAAGTTTCCTTATATAAATGACCTTTGGTtattgtcaaggtcacaggggtcaaatttttaaagatataaagaATCGTCTTCTCAAGTTCTAGACGACCCAGAGGTTGCATATTTTGCCACCAGGTACCTAGTACAGAATGGTATACACTTTCCTCATATACATGACCAAGGCCTGATGGGTCTTTTATgttaaaaacttcaaaaatcttctgaTCCAGAATATCCAGGGGccttatatattgtttacaggtTTCAAGTATAAAGTGGTATAAAGTTTCCtcatatgaatgaccttgagctattttcaaggtcacaaggggcCAAATAGTtaaaaataatttgcaaaacTTCTTTGAAGTTCTAATTGTGCCAGGACTTTGTAATACTTGTGATAAACTTCTAGTTCCAGATGAACCAGGTACGTAATACATTGTCAGCAGTTACCACATATGAATGAACTTGACCTattttaaggtcacatgggagAAATAgttaaaaattaatttgtaaaaCTTCTTTTCAAATTCTAACAGAAACAAGGTGTTCATCTTCAGCCAATAGGTTCCTGCTATGGACTAGTACTGATATGAAGTTTCCTCatatcaatgaccttgacctgttttCAAAGTCACAGGAGTCTGATATGTTAAAAACTTCAATGATCTTCTTTTCAAGTTCCAGAAGTCccatttgtgtaatatttctgCAAGGATTGAGTGCTATAAAGGTTCAGCCTTTAAGAGATCTTGGCCTATTTTCAAGGTCTTCATTGTGAGATATGAAAGGTGACGCACATGTGGACGGGTGTACAACACAGAATCAACATAATCATTTCTACATGTTGTGACTTTTAAATTACTagttatgtttaattttataaaatcacCCATAGAGGTAATATTTAGGTCATCTTGATAGCCATTGTGCTTCGTCTGTCATCGTCCATCATGCGCCGTCCGTAATCTTCACATTTTAAACTCCTTTTGGATTTCCAATTATCTTTGGGCTGCCGAAAACCAGTTTATCTTTAGGCCGACAGAAAACCAGTTCATCTTTAGGCCGACAGAAAACCAGTTTATCTTTATTTAGGTGACAGAAAACCAGTTTATCTTTAGGCTGACAGAAAACCAGTTTATCTTTAGGTGACAGAAAACCAGTGTATCTTTAGGCTGACAGAAAAGCAGTTTATCTTTAGGCTGACAGAAAAGCAGTTTATCTTTAGGCTGACAGAAAAGCAGTTTATCTTTAGGCCGACAGA harbors:
- the LOC117329914 gene encoding ribose-phosphate pyrophosphokinase 1 encodes the protein MPATRPSSALGNYSRMPNIKVFSGSSHTDLAQKICDRLGIEPGKVVTKKFSNGECCVEIGESVRGEDVYIVQSGCDEVNDMLMELLIMINACKIASACRVSAVIPCFPYARQDKKDKSRAPISAKLVANMLSTAGADHIITMDLHASQIQGFFDIPVDNLYAEPAVLKWIKDNIQEWRNSCIVSPDAGGAKRVTSIADRLNVDFALIHKERKKANEVASMVLVGDVKERIAILVDDMADTCGTVCHAAEKLLEAGATKVYAVCTHGIFSGPAISRINNSMFEAMVVTNTIPQEERMKNAPKIQCIDISIILAEAVRRTHNGESVSYLFSHVPL